One window of the Archangium primigenium genome contains the following:
- a CDS encoding TetR family transcriptional regulator → MARRKKPALSSRKQPQQERSERMVADILEASIRVLRREGALRFTTIRVAEEAGISVGSLYQYFPNKGALLFRLQRDEWAATFTLLDGLLFDLTRPPVERLRRAIQAFFRTEQEEAALRRALSDASALFEDAPEVQAHQARAQARVQQFFGEALPHRAPTEVAFLTDFFLLALGAIAEKVTDRKPSPRELERWTAATVELLCSHLERLQRPAD, encoded by the coding sequence ATGGCACGTCGCAAGAAGCCGGCCCTGTCGTCGAGGAAGCAGCCCCAGCAGGAGCGCTCGGAGCGGATGGTGGCCGACATCCTCGAGGCCTCTATTCGCGTTCTGCGGCGCGAGGGGGCGCTGCGCTTCACCACCATCCGGGTGGCGGAGGAGGCGGGCATCAGCGTGGGCTCGCTCTACCAGTACTTCCCGAACAAGGGGGCCTTGCTGTTCCGCCTGCAGCGGGACGAGTGGGCGGCGACGTTCACGCTGCTCGACGGGCTCTTGTTCGACCTGACGCGGCCCCCGGTGGAGCGGCTGCGGCGCGCCATCCAGGCGTTCTTCCGGACCGAGCAGGAGGAGGCCGCGCTGCGCCGGGCACTGAGCGACGCCAGCGCGCTGTTCGAGGACGCCCCCGAGGTCCAGGCGCACCAGGCGCGGGCGCAGGCGCGTGTCCAACAGTTCTTCGGCGAGGCCCTCCCCCACCGGGCCCCCACGGAGGTGGCCTTCCTGACGGACTTCTTCCTGCTGGCCCTGGGCGCCATCGCCGAGAAGGTGACCGACCGCAAGCCGAGCCCCCGCGAGCTGGAGCGCTGGACGGCGGCCACCGTGGAGCTGCTGTGCTCGCACCTGGAGCGACTGCAGCGGCCCGCGGACTGA
- a CDS encoding NAD(P)-dependent oxidoreductase: MRIAILGATGRTGRQLVRQALDRGHAVVALARRPESLAGLSAPGLEVVRADVFDPPSLQAAVRGADVLVSGLGLTKGDARGTLEAGARAVRDAGARRVVWLGALGTGDSRQAGGPLVSALLPLVLGAELPDKVRADDLVRAAGASVIHAGPLGNGPARGGGRLVPVAGLRARLLPPGISRADLAALMLDEAESPRFPGATAVALRTP, encoded by the coding sequence ATGCGCATCGCCATTCTCGGCGCGACCGGACGGACCGGCCGCCAACTCGTTCGTCAGGCCCTGGACCGGGGACACGCCGTCGTCGCGCTCGCGCGGCGGCCCGAGTCCCTCGCGGGGCTCTCCGCCCCCGGGCTCGAGGTCGTCCGCGCGGACGTGTTCGACCCCCCGAGTCTCCAGGCGGCCGTGCGCGGCGCCGACGTACTCGTCAGCGGCCTGGGCCTCACGAAGGGGGACGCGCGCGGCACGTTGGAGGCGGGCGCCCGGGCGGTGCGGGACGCGGGCGCGCGGCGGGTGGTGTGGCTGGGCGCGCTCGGCACGGGGGACTCGCGCCAGGCGGGCGGCCCCCTCGTCTCGGCCCTGCTGCCGCTCGTGCTGGGCGCGGAGCTTCCCGACAAGGTGCGCGCGGATGACCTCGTGCGCGCCGCCGGAGCATCCGTCATCCACGCGGGCCCCCTGGGCAATGGCCCGGCGCGCGGCGGAGGGCGGCTCGTGCCGGTGGCGGGGCTGCGCGCGCGCCTGCTCCCGCCGGGGATTTCCCGCGCGGACCTGGCGGCGCTGATGTTGGACGAAGCCGAGAGCCCGAGGTTCCCGGGCGCCACCGCCGTGGCGCTGCGGACCCCATGA
- a CDS encoding inositol monophosphatase family protein — translation MSDTLSNQELLTSMTQAAHALGDTLRTQPRPRGFRTRRELLAAFQAMDGPQQRWLRDRLSALQPEAVWADEMDGELPRTGYVWLSDPMDGAVQFMHGHTHWCVNLTLAKDLEPLATVLYHPALNETYAALRGHGATLNGQPLAPSDKTELSAAYVITSQSAHVAKFPRDVDLAGRSLSAVLGAGAAVRNLGATAWQVADVGGGRIDAFWLYGVDDVNLLGATLIAQEAGARVTDVAGQPWRAGAASIVVAAPSLHAQMLAVLPRG, via the coding sequence ATGTCGGACACCCTGTCGAATCAGGAACTGCTCACGTCGATGACCCAGGCCGCCCACGCGTTGGGCGACACCCTTCGCACCCAACCCCGGCCCCGCGGCTTCCGGACGCGGCGGGAGTTGCTCGCGGCCTTCCAGGCCATGGACGGGCCCCAGCAGCGGTGGCTGCGCGACCGCTTGAGCGCGCTCCAGCCCGAGGCCGTCTGGGCGGACGAGATGGACGGCGAGTTGCCGCGCACGGGGTATGTCTGGTTGAGCGACCCCATGGATGGCGCGGTGCAGTTCATGCACGGCCACACGCACTGGTGCGTGAACCTCACGCTCGCCAAGGACCTGGAGCCGCTCGCCACGGTGCTCTACCACCCGGCCCTGAACGAGACCTACGCGGCGCTGCGCGGCCACGGCGCCACGCTCAATGGCCAACCCCTCGCGCCCTCGGACAAGACCGAACTGTCGGCCGCGTATGTCATCACCAGCCAGTCCGCGCACGTCGCGAAGTTCCCCCGGGACGTGGATCTGGCGGGCCGCTCGCTGAGCGCGGTGCTCGGGGCGGGCGCCGCCGTGCGCAACCTGGGCGCCACCGCGTGGCAGGTCGCGGACGTGGGCGGTGGCCGCATCGACGCGTTCTGGCTCTACGGCGTGGATGACGTGAACCTGCTCGGCGCGACGTTGATCGCCCAGGAGGCGGGGGCGCGGGTGACGGACGTGGCGGGCCAGCCCTGGCGCGCCGGGGCCGCGAGCATCGTCGTGGCGGCGCCCTCGCTGCACGCGCAGATGCTCGCCGTGCTCCCGCGCGGGTGA